One part of the Candidatus Nanopelagicales bacterium genome encodes these proteins:
- a CDS encoding DsbA family oxidoreductase, whose translation MRVEIWSDIVCPWCYIGKRKFEAALKRFDHADQVELIWRSFELDPHAAPSSDVAGDYAAKLAGKYGTSTAQAQQMLDSMTETAAGEGLTFDFSISRPGNTFDAHRLLHLARDSGQQDALKEAFDKGTFTNGLSVSNHDALAEVAVSVGLDEVDVKSVLTSDRYADAVRADEAQARNYGISGVPFFVIAGRLGVSGAQPADTLLSALNQAWESREPLTTITGEGGEGADACSVDGAAAGTC comes from the coding sequence ATGAGAGTTGAGATCTGGTCAGACATCGTGTGCCCGTGGTGCTACATCGGCAAGCGCAAGTTCGAGGCCGCTCTGAAACGCTTCGATCACGCGGATCAGGTCGAGCTGATCTGGCGCTCCTTTGAACTCGACCCGCACGCTGCGCCGAGCAGTGACGTTGCCGGTGACTACGCGGCGAAGTTGGCGGGCAAGTACGGCACGTCCACCGCGCAGGCCCAGCAGATGCTCGACAGCATGACCGAGACAGCGGCGGGAGAGGGTCTCACCTTCGACTTCAGCATCTCCCGACCGGGAAACACGTTCGATGCCCACCGGCTGCTCCACTTGGCCCGCGACAGCGGCCAGCAGGATGCGCTGAAGGAGGCATTCGACAAGGGAACCTTCACCAATGGCCTGTCGGTGTCGAATCACGACGCCTTGGCCGAAGTTGCCGTTTCGGTTGGCCTCGATGAGGTCGACGTGAAGTCGGTACTCACGTCTGATCGGTACGCCGACGCAGTGCGCGCGGACGAAGCCCAGGCACGCAACTACGGCATCAGTGGCGTGCCATTTTTCGTCATCGCTGGCCGCCTAGGAGTCTCCGGCGCACAGCCGGCAGACACGCTGCTGTCGGCACTGAACCAAGCGTGGGAATCCCGCGAGCCACTGACGACCATCACGGGCGAAGGAGGCGAGGGCGCCGACGCGTGCTCGGTGGACGGTGCCGCCGCCGGAACGTGCTGA
- a CDS encoding Bax inhibitor-1/YccA family protein, with protein MANNRMLNEATATVVKGQAKPTGRVLTLPDVLIKTAACLGVVLVAAVPGAILLASSFILYLGLLIVTMIVGVVMMKRAPIHPGLALGYSALLGLIVGGFTSSAVAYGGNVAIIPQAVVGTAAGTIGMLVLYSTPFGKKASKATRLFFGMLIGYILIAVVSVFSAVFFGAGNGWGLYGMGPLGIILCLVGVALASWSLLIDIGQTDRALKMGADAAYDWTFGVSLAASIVWLYLEILRLLGIAR; from the coding sequence GTGGCGAACAACCGAATGCTGAACGAGGCGACGGCGACCGTTGTCAAAGGTCAAGCAAAGCCAACCGGCCGGGTCCTCACATTGCCCGATGTCCTCATCAAGACCGCAGCGTGCCTGGGCGTCGTTTTGGTCGCAGCCGTACCGGGTGCGATCCTGCTGGCGAGTTCCTTCATCCTGTACCTCGGTTTGCTCATTGTCACCATGATCGTTGGTGTCGTGATGATGAAGCGGGCTCCGATCCATCCCGGCCTGGCGCTGGGCTACAGCGCCCTACTCGGCCTCATCGTCGGCGGCTTCACCAGCTCAGCGGTCGCCTACGGCGGCAACGTCGCGATCATCCCGCAGGCCGTCGTCGGAACGGCTGCGGGAACCATCGGAATGCTCGTTCTGTACTCGACCCCATTCGGCAAGAAGGCCAGCAAGGCAACGCGGCTGTTCTTCGGAATGTTGATCGGCTACATCCTCATCGCCGTCGTCTCAGTCTTTTCCGCGGTTTTCTTCGGTGCCGGAAACGGCTGGGGCCTCTACGGAATGGGTCCGTTGGGGATCATCCTTTGCTTAGTCGGTGTCGCTTTGGCCTCGTGGTCGCTGCTGATCGATATCGGTCAGACTGATCGCGCGCTGAAGATGGGCGCTGATGCCGCCTATGACTGGACCTTCGGTGTCTCGCTCGCGGCTTCCATTGTGTGGCTGTACCTGGAGATTCTGCGCCTGCTCGGCATCGCCCGCTAG